The genome window AACAAGCCTGCATGCCTGTCAAGCCTGGCCCGGTTTTCTAACCAGGCCGGGTCAGGCGGCCTGTTTGAACATCACTAAGAAAATATAGACGACCAAACAACACACATATACGACCACTCATGCAATGGTACAAGTGTTTATAGTTTCCTTTCTGCTTTAATTTAGCCAACTCGCCAAATGTTGGTCTAGTTTTAGGGCCATATATGGCCCATAATAACCATTTCAGCTCATTATATATAACCATTCCAGCTCATTTTAGTTAAGCTGAAACTTAGGTTAATATTTTTCTAAACAAGCTAGGTATAGTGCTAGGCACTTATACACACACATGCATAGGGCTAGCTTCTATCAACATACACGAGGACCTTGTTGTTAGTGGATTCATACCACCGATTTTACCATAAAAGCTAGCTAGTGATTGTCGATGGAATAATCATACCATacccactaccggaatcgcgttctttgccgagtgtctaagacactcggcaaaggctattttacactcggcaaaggctttgccgagtgtaacactcggcaaagaacactcggcaaagatttcatcggcaaagggttctttgccgagtgctttttttcggacactcggtaaagactttgccgagtgtcaaaaagcactcggcaaagaaaaacactcggcaaattaagaatcgaaaaaattaaaaaaaaaacagcaaaacattttttaaattctaggaacaactctccaaccctacctATTACCTTACctgttgccctatcatttttcactattattttgaatcaaacttatatgttttgtaaatggtgagattcgaactcgcaacctctctctcgcgcatacccttctataccactacactactacaccaattatgtttatactacgttttcattcctcatgtactataacaaatcgagagtaatttgattatttaaggcactaaatgagttcatttgaaaatgtgaccaactataaagttgcataactttttgagatctaaaagttttattttaatagtttttaCATCCGAGACCatttataaaatttgaattttaaatttaaaaacttcacacgaaattttcaatgataagacgatttcaaatcaaaaaattgtcaactacaaagtttcattacatttcaagacctacaacttttattttggtggtttttccatccgagacagtttgaaaaattcaaatttcaaaattcaaacatagttttgcataacaagatgatttcaaactaaaacattgtcaactacaaagtttcataactcttcaatacctacaactttcatgttggtggtttttcctttcgaagtcgttttcaaaattcaaattttaaatttttaaaattcagacatagttttcgttgacaatatgacttcaaatgaaaaagttgtcaactataaacgtctataacttctcaagatctacaaagtttattttggttgtttggtaatttgtttatctcagatgatggttctaacaatatgcataaattctatacgtctctctcgtagtttcataaactacgagagagatataggttttgtgaacaaatttatttttattttatcatatgaagaaatgttcaatatataaattgtacatcatgatgagttatacaaatttgtagttgaaaactttttcatttgaattaatttactactttaaaatgtgatttttaaattgtctttgcttagtgttggagaaaaaacactcggcaaagagctctttgccgagtgttgtatttgtgacactcggcaaagagctctttgccgagtgtcaaaaaaagacactcggcaaagaaactctttgccgagtgtcaaaaataaaacactcggcaaagagcttcttcgccgagtgttttcttttaccgagggttttttgtgtggcactcggcaaagagctctttgccgagtgcccgaaataaaatactcggcaaagaatatggcactcggcaaagaggcaaaTTCCGGTAGTGACCGGTTTATAGAAACTGAACTCCaagtttcttaaaaaccaagaagcGACTCTTCTCTAGCTAAAACCAACTTTTATGTTTGTTTAATTACATCATGCCTTTGTTGGTTTCATAGAATTTACAACTATTGCCGCCGCTTTTTAAAATAGAGAAAGGGTATGCTAGTAATTATGTATCAAAAAGACTAGAAACTGTTTCCTTAGATTCTAAGTTCCAAACACCATAGCCCAACTCTTCTTTATAATTCAGTTTCTAGAAACACGGGATAGGAACCAGTGTACTTTCAAACAGGCCCTAATAATTAAGTCTAAGGTCTGGCATCGCTCGTGGTGGTTCTGGCTACAGTGACACTATATATGGATATAGAGAAGGGTTCGAGGATTTTCTGAACAAATTACGCATGACGAGTTTTTTTTTTAGACTGGTTCGATTTGGGTGGCCATTAATTCGTGTGGATTGGGATGACACCATGCATCTTTTGGATGTATTAAGAGAGATACGCTATATCCGATTGTTTTTTCATGCATTAAATTGTGGGACAATCTTAAAGCACCGGCGGAATCCTAGGACGACGGCGGCGCCAACAGATTGGCGGGAGTGGACTAGCTAGTACGTCACGATCAAGACTCATGCGTGCATGCATGGCATGTCTTCTTTGTTGCATCACAGGTGATGAGATATATGCATGCATGGCACCGTATGTACCCATGGTCCCCATGGACAAGCGCACGTTGCCGCCACTTTTCTAGGGAAAGCGCTAGCATGCCATGGCATGCCATGCCATGCCACTTCATGCACCCGGCGCGGACTACGGCACCACGTAGGCATACATGGCACATGCATGGACGTACTACTCTAGCTATCTGTATGTAGAGCACGCACAATGCGTGATAATTCGATAAGAGGATCATCACGCAGCTTGCTTGGCTAAATCAATTCCTTCGAAAGTAAGCAATAGAAAAGCAAAAAATATCCTCTGCAATTGCATATGCATGCATAAAATCAAGCAGCTGGCTCAGTAACGCGGGCTAAAAACTGACCATGGTTTCCAGGGGCTGGCGCGCCTGGTGGACGCACACTTGTCAGTCTCGGGCACCGAGAGCTATACGCACGGGTTCTGTGCGTGACAGTGTGAGCGCAGGCTACACACACATCATCGTATCGTGTCCAGAGCAGATAGATACATGAGGGTGTGTCTACATACATACACACAGCCAGCAGAGTCAGCCAGCACACCGCGCGCGTTCTCCATGCACCGGAAACGTACTGGGTCGAGCAGTGACGCTCTGGCGCCCGCAATGATCAGCAGTACCAGATCACGACGACCCCAGTCACCGGCCTGCTTGTCCCAGATGGATGCCTACGTACGTACGCGCGTCTACAGCGCAGCGCCTGCACCGCGTGCGAGACAGCGTGGACCCCGCGCCATCCGGCCTGTCGTCCGCAGACTTGGGTCACGAAGGGCTTGCAGGCGGGCGCATATAGCCGGCCGCTGACGCGCGCGCATGTCGACGAGAGGGACGACGCGCGCCAGCCGCAGCACAGCAGCCCTCCTGTTGCCGCCTCATGCAGATGAGGCGGCGACGGCCGGCCGGCCTGCGTGGGTGGATACGAGAGCGGCGTGCGGACGCGTACGTCCACAGGAATCGCAGGCAAACCGGAGGGAGGGTCTCAGTCTCACGCCGCGCGCAGGCAGATCGAGAGACGACATTCCAGAAGCCGGGCACCTGTCTGTCGCCAGCAGCGGCCGCGCGCGCGAGGACAAGCGCGGCACAGTTGGAAAGAACAAGCGTCCAATGGCCAGTAGAAACAGACGCCACCAGAAAAAGAGGAGGCTTCGGCGGAAAGTGGCTTGCGCGGACACGCTTCCCGCCTATTTAAGCCGCGCTCGCGCGCGCTGCGGCTGGCACAGTGCCTCTCGCTCACTGACTGACTGTAATACCAGAGATCGAACAACTTGGTCCTGCAGCTCAAGAAGAGAGTTTTTGTGCATGTATGTGTGCTTCGGTTGGGTTTTTCTTTCAGTACTGTCGTTGTCAGATTATATATTGAGATCCTTTTGTTTGCTTGATACTACGGTTGGTTTTGCTGCTGCTCTTCCTGGATCTCTGACTGACTGACTGACCTCAGTTGGGGGCCgggggcaagagagagagagagagccatgGCGGCGGACCAGCAGCCGCAGCTGCAGGAGGAGATGAACGACGCTGCCGGCGGCGGCCTCAGGCTGCCTCCAGGGTTCCGCTTCCACCCGAGCGACTTCGAGATTGTCAGCTTCTACCTCACCAACAAGGTGCTCAACACGCGCTTCACCTGCACCGCCATCACGGAGGCCGACCTAAACAAGATTGAGCCATGGGACCTCCCTAGTACGTAACCAAAGCATCATTCTCGATCGCCTTGATATCCGTGCGTGCGTGCAGTGGATATATGCACGCTGCTATATATGCTGCCTATACCTGTCCTAGGCTAGTGATCGATCGAGATGTGGATTCAATTCAGTCGGTCGGTCGCATGCATGATGCAGGCAAGGCGAAGATGGGCGAGAAAGAGTGGTACTTCTTCTACCAGAAGGACCGCAAGTACCCGACGGGGCTGAGGGCGAACCGGGCCACCGAGGCCGGTTACTGGAAGGCGACGGGCAAGGACAAGGAGGTCTACAACGCCGCGGAAGGGGTGGCGGTACTGGTCGGCATGAAGAAGACGCTCGTCTTCTACAGGGGCAGGGCTCCCAGGGGTGACAAGACAAACTGGGTCATGCACGAGTACAGGCTCGAAGGCAGCGGCAGGCTCCCCGCCGGCCTCGCGTCCGCAACCGGCTCAGCCGCCGCCAACGCCGCGGCGGCCTTGAAAGCTTCTGCTTATAAGGTGCGTTGCGTGGCAGTAGCGGTAGTGTAACAGCACCGGCATGATGTGGATGTATCCATATTGATCTACATGTGCTTTATTTTGCTAATTACCCTAATCTGATTCCGCTCCTGGTTTGCAAAAACGAAATTCGGCGCAGCAGGATGAGTGGGTAGTGTGTCGTGTGTTCCACAAGACCACTGGGATCAAGAAGACCACTGCTGCACCGGCGTACCAGGTGGCCATGGCCGGCGCTGAGATGGATCAGAATCAGAACAACTTCCCGGGCATCCCCTTCCCCATGCCGATGCAATTTCCCATGCTGCCAGACTTCTCCTTGGACCCGGTGCCCCCCTACTACCCCAACGCCGCTGGCGCGGGGATGTCGATGCTTCCTATGGCAGCAGGTATAGGTGGTGGCGCCGGTGGGTTCCAGCTCAACGGCGCCGCCCTGTTCGGCAATCCGATGGCCGCGCCGCAGCCCATGAGCTTCTACCACCAGATGGGCGCGGCGGGGACAGCTTGCGCTGGCGGCTTCGATGTTTCTGCGCCGGAGAGTAGGCCGTCCTCGATGGTGTCGCAGAAGGACGACCAGGCTAATGGCGCTGAGATCTCGTCGATGATGTCCGTGGCCGGCCCAGGGCCTGCGACCACCACCACCATAGAGATGGATGGCGTGTGGAAGTACTGAAAACGTGGAGGGTGGAGGGCAAAGACATGAATTCGCATAAATTAAATATGCATGTAATATCTATATCTGCATTGCATTTTGTGAAATATGATGCATGCATGGTTTGTATATTCCGTAATAACCAGTAGTTGGTAAGCTATGTGTGTGTATGGATGTACTAGCTAGTACATGCACCGTATCATTGCATGTGTGGTATATGTCTCGTTTGGTGTTAGTAATCTGCTTGGTTGTGCTGATGACTGATGGTTGTAAGAAGCAGATTCGAGTTTGGTACAATATTATCGTGAacctatatattatatatatgttAATTATAGTATGTTGTTTAATTATATGAACTTGATTGCCAAAATTAACGTTAAACTATACGTGTTTATATTATATATATGTTAATTATAGTATGTTGTTTGGTGTTAGTATTTGTTAAGGCTACTTTCCAAATGTGCATGTGATATATAGTTGTCACGCCTGCACACATCTGCGACTATATATTGGATATAAAAACAAATCCTACGACGATAGTTTAACCTTATATTCGCTTCATATCAATAATAGCTTGCAACACGGTTTTCTCGCTCCTCCCCCCCTCCCCGCACCCCAGTAAACCTGCAAATCTGTGTACTCCAGATATATACCATTGGCGCCTCATGAGGTAGGTTGTCCTCATCCACCAGGTGTAAGCATGCATGGACTACGGTTCTCGTGATTAGGGACTGCATATAAAGCGAACTTTAGAGGGACCGTTTCCCGGTAATTTAGGAGAAGGCGTAAGGGGGTGAGATTTGAAATAGTTTGTATTGGTGTTCGAAGAGGCTAGCGATGGTTTGTTGCTAGCGTTGTGTGGGGCCGTATGTGGTGGCTAGCTGCAAGCGGCCTTCTTGGCTAATGGATTGGAGGGCAATGTGAGGGGCCAATGGTGCAGGTTCATAGAAGCCACCAATTAAAGGGAATGCCAAAAATATTTCTAAAACTACTTCTATACTAAGGGTTAGTTTGGCAACCCCATTTTTCTAAGGATTTTCTATTTTTTCAagcgaaattagttcattttcccttgggaaaatggagTTGCCAAACTAACCCTGATTGTTTTTTTGTTTATAAGGTGTGTGGTTGTGCACTATAGGTATACATCTTTCTATAAAGGTCAATTGTTGGTGCTACATCATTTTATGTGTTTGTTCTCTTCTGTTTCTCTTTTGTTTTCATTCAAAGGGATGCTATAGCTAGTGCCCATGAATCCGTAGGCACCGATAATGATCTTGACCACTGGAATTGCCACCAAAGGTGCCATCCATCACCCTCTCCCTTTTGAGAgcatctagaggggggtgaataggtgatcctgtaaaaacagctcaacaaaacaaacttggactaatattggattagtgaaTGCTAAAGGCAAGTTCGAATAAGGAGTATGAACggagtaaacttcttcacttaattgctcttcacaagataAGTATTAAAATTAGAGCAATTATGCAAGTGAAGTGAGTGGGGATAGAGAGAGAATCGCATAGGAGTAAAGACACTTGACacagcgattttatcccgtggttcggtcaagtagaatacttgcctacttcacgttgtgatgtcccaatggacgagggttgcactcaacccctttcaagtgatccaaagatcaacgtgAATACCATGGTTCTCTTTATCTCCATAATatcccgttgtgaggaatctccacactttggagtctctctcacgccttacacaaatgatctcaaGTAAACACAAGAGTAGGGggaatagcaacacacacaagagcgagagttttagcaacaacacgcacacaagacaaGAACGAGCACACGAAAGAAGCACAGCGGAGTTACAGCTCAGAAAAGTGCTCGAGTTTGGTACAATATTATCGTGAACCTATATATTATATACATGTTAATTATAGTATGTTGTTTAATTATATGAACTTGATTGCCAAAATAAACGTTAAACTATACGCGTTTATATTGTGATCTATTTGTTAAGGCTACTTATCAAATGTGCATATGATAGTTGTCACGCCTGCACACATCTACGACTATTGGATAGGAAAGAAAAAACAAATCCTACGGCGATAGTTCAACCTTATATTCGCTTTATATCAATAACAGCTTGCAACACGGTTTTCTCGCTCCTCCACCCCCTCCCCACACCCAGTAAACCTCCAAATCTGTGTACTCCAGATATATACCATTGGCACCTCATGAGGTAGGTTGTCCTCATCCTTCAGATGTAAGCACGCCTAGGCTACGATTCTCGTGATTAGGGACCACATATGAAGTAAACTTTAGAGGGGTCGTGTATAAAGTAAACTTTAGAGGGACCGCATATAAAGTAAACTTTAGAAGGACCGTTTCACTAGAGTTGAAGAGAAGGCGTAAGGGGGTGAGATTTGAAATAGTTTGTATTGGTGTTCGAAGAGGCTCGCGATGGTTTGTTGCTAGCGTCATGTGGGGACATTTGTGGTGGATAGCGGCCAGTGGCCTCCTTGGCTAATGGATTAGAAGGCAATGTGAGGGGCCAATGGTGCGGGTTCATAGAGACCACCAATAAAAGGGAATGCCAAAAATATTTCTAAAACTACTTCTATACTAAGGGTTAGTTTGGTAACCCCATTTTTCTAAGGAATTTCTATTTTCCCAagcgaaattagttcatttttccttGGGAAAATGGAGTTGCCAAATTAGTCCTAACTTTTTTTGTATATAAGGTGTGCGGTTGTGCACTATAGGTATATATCTTTCTACGAAAGGTCAACTGTTGGGGCTACGTCATTTTATTTGTTTGTTCTCTTATGTTTCTCTTTTGTTTTCATCCAAAGGGATGCTATAGCTAGTGCCCATGAATTCGCAGGCACCGACAATGATCTAGACCACTGGAATTGCCACCATAAGGTGCCATCCATCACCCTCTCCCTTTACTCCACCCAATTGAATGTACTATGCTAATAGAAGTTGGGGCAAATTGGAATGTCAACAACAACACACTTTGATGCCACGAAATTCCACATGAAAATGCGATATTTTCTAGTCATGTAAAAGATATTTGATTGATAATAATATCTATAAGAAATATTTGTAGGTGAAATAATTTTGTATCTTTTTAAAAATATCATATAACATTTTACCTCTTCTGAAATGCAATGCATGCCTAGTGTGACCGTGTCCATACTTGAAGAATTCCGTGTGACAGTGATAAAAATAAAGGGTAACTACTCACAATAGCTCAGACCTCTTTAATTTTGTTATCCAAACTCATGAAGTTAGAGAATTTCCTAACAATGATGTTAATTACACATGGAATAATAATCAAATGTGTCCTATATTCTTGAAAGGTTGGATAGTTTCCTAATAACTAGGGAATGGGAAGATTTGTTTCCTTTGGCAAGAGATGTCAAGCTAGTTACGAAGATGCCTGATCACAAACCTATTATTATTGACACTGAGACTCTGCAACAACCAAAGCATCTAGAATTCATGTTTAAGCTATTTTGGTTTAAGGATCCTAAATTATGTAAACATGTAAGATTAATTTGGGATAAGCATATCATTAGAGCTAAGGCATTTTTTGATACATTCAATCCATGTTTAAGGGTTTTATTTTTTTCAAAGTCTAGGATTTTAATAGTTTAGGTTATAGTAGAAGGAAAGCAGGAAGAAATAACAATCTAAACTAGAGCTTCCATAAAACTTGAAAAATTGTTGATCTAATTTACAAACAGCTTACTAGAAAAGCAGAGATTCAATCGAGCCTTTTAAGTTGTTGGATTATTAATAACTATAAGTGCAATCAAGTCCTAAGTGGGTTTTGGTAATGTTGACCATATAATATAAGTGCTAATAGATTTTGTAAGTGTTTAACAACTTACCATATATCAAAGATCCTCTAATTCAAAAGAAATATTTAGAAAGGTTCAAAGAGCTAGTTTAGTTTATTTTAAATTTTGAATTTGGGTTTAGGACGTACCATACCATCAAGGGGATAAAATGGTATGCTTTGAAGATCCAGGCGCTCTGAGCTCTACACATTAAATGCACCTAGTCTACGAAATCTCGATACTTTTCATTCCTACTTTTCTCTGGCATGCATGGAGCCTGCATGCTCTGCTTAGTCAAATATTTGTGGTTTCTATGGTGCTCAAGCATCACAAATTTTTCGAGCTCACCCTCAAGTAGCTCTATTCTTACTTTTATTATGGCATTGGTGCCTACATGAGCCACTTTAAGATTATCCTAGATTTCCTTCGCACTCTCCAAACCATCCACCTTCTTGTACTCTTCTTGATTGAGCAATGAGAGAAGCACTGTAGTGGTTTGAGCATTATGGTGGATCATTTGCTCAACCTTCATTTATTGGAAGTATTCATAGATGAAGTGAGTATACATGCCCTCTCATACTATGGCTCCAATTGGAACAATTTTCCATAAAATTTGAGAAGGTTTTACAAGTGAAAAATCTAGTAGAGGGGTAGTGGTATTTGAAGGAATGCGGTTGTAATTAAAAGACAAGCGAGAATAATTAGATGTAACTTCTTTCTTTTCTCATTCGTTGCTCTATGTACATAGACAGATTCATCCTCTCCACTTCATCTTGATGTGGAGGTGTTATCCTCATTGTAGATCTTGATCCTTTTCTTACACTTTTTGGAGTCATTGCTCGTGTGGGATTTGAAGGATTCATTGTCCTTGGTCTCCTCAGATAGAATGGTCTTATTCTAGTCTCCACCAAATTTGGATCCCTCCCCCGACATCATTTTGATTTGTTAGACTTACGAATGAAGTGTCATGCTCTAGTACCAAtttaaagttgcctagagggggtgaatagggaaaACATGAAATTTTCACTCAAATAACAAGTTTTGATCTGAACAGTCTCACTTGAGAGGATAGAACAAGAATAATATAGCCAAGATAATATCCAAGGTAAATACTTGCTAATTTGCTAACAAAAACTTAGGTGTGGAATAAAGGCTACCAACAATATAAGAGATAAAGTTTCAAATGATGAATAAAGCAAGTATTAACTTCAGTGAGGGAAGGCAAATGCAAATGGGATGGAGAATGCATAGGAGACACGATTTTTTTTTCCGGAGTTTGGTTCCACAAAGTAAGCATACGTCTCTGTTGAGAGATTCACAAAGAACCGGGTCTGTTTCAACCCTTTTCTCACTCAACCGATCACCAAGATCGAGCTTGAGTCCTTTCTTTCTCAATGGGTGACATTAATCCTCTCACAAGGCTCTCCACACAAAGTCGAGGGTTCTTGATCGCATTACACTTTGGGAGTAACAACTCCACACACTTTGATCACAAGAATTCTTTCCTTTATCGgaatcacaacacaactcaagtgATCTAGCAACTCTCTTGAAATTCTTGCTCTCAAAAGATATCTATACTAAGCACACTTTGTTTTTTGGAGCACTTTGATGGCTTGGATGCTTTGTGGCTCATTTTGTGGCATTGTGCCAGGTTGTGGTGATATATATAGGCTCCCCACTCAAATATAGTTGTTTAAAGCCCACTATAGTTTTTGCGTACTCACCGGACAGGTTCGGTGCCATCTCAGAGATAATTGTTGGATAATTAAAGATGATATACCGTCAGTTCGTTAGAGTCCACCCGACATGTATAGTGTGCCACTTCATATGCTACATCAAATAGTTGTTGAAGCCTTCTCGTAGCCGACTATTGAGGACTATACATccaagtgtgccaccggacaggtctGGTGCACTCTGTCCATCTAAGTCCAAAATACAAGCACTTTGAGTGTTATGTCTGTTGTGCCATCTGGTGCTACACTAGACACGTCAGGTACCTTGTGCTAACTTTGTCCCTCTTAACACATTCTCTGAGTACAGTATCCGGCGATGCATCTAGTGCAACATCGAATATGTTCGGTGCCCATTCTTCCCAAAAGTCCATTTTTCAGTTTTCTCTGCGAGCCATATCTGGTGTGTTGTTTGGTGCTCCATCTGATACATACGATGCTCCCTTGGGTGTTTTGGGTTGTTTTTTTAGTTCCTTTGCTTGAGGCAATAAATATGGGAGTCTACGGCTTCAGGTGGGGCAGGGGAACACTTCACGTTTTTCACCTCCACCgcgatattggcacttgcctcaatcaaatCCAGGGACTTGGGATCCTTCCCTCTCCCGATCAGCTTGTactccctactgcaagcacttaggtgcaagtaatataagtctcatcctcCCTCTGTTGGAAGTAGGGCTTTCTCTCGCTCGTACCAGGATAAACGACTTGTGCCACTTTGTATCACCCATCTGGGCTAAGGCACGCAACATCATTTCACTAGTTGGTGAGACCCTCGGGTCAAGACACCAACACTCATCAAGAAGAGTGAAACCAAAAGCATCAAGGATCTCAATGTATCCCATCATCTTTATTGCATGAATACTGACTGGACTTCGATCAATTAGCTTAAATGAAAATAGGGACATCGAGATCCCATATTCTCAACCTTTGCTTGGTACATACAATTAGAGTCCCACAATCATAGTAGGCATCCACATCTCCATATTGTTTATGAATCTTAGtggacatggtagcaagcatgagGTAGTTAACGTCTAGAGAGTTATTCATGTGCTTCTCATAAGCACTTTGGTCCAAATTGTTTGCATTCTTCACTAGTTCATCATGGTTGGGATTCTCATGAACATACTCCTTTTTCTCTTGCTTGAGAACAATTCTCAAGTTATGGTGCCAATCAATAAAGATCATAGTagtgagtttttgtttgtcaagaaTTGATTACAAATTAACACCAATAAGACCCTTAGATGTCATCACTACAACAAAAATAAAAAGCAAATTTCAGCACTTTGTTTACTTTAATCTTTCATTAAACAATTTAACAAAATATTCTCCCACTATATGTTTTGCAATTGTCTTCCCACTAACGACATATAGTGGACAAGAACCATGTTCACTAAGTTATAGCGAGCTTTGGCAACATGACTAGAAACATAATGACATAGGTAAGAAATATTTGCTAATCACATCTTATGTGACTCTTTGTTTGGGTGACATCCAATGTCCTGGGTCCCAACTTCATGCCTAAGGCCCAAATCTAATTTGATAGCCTTGTTAAGCAAACCAACATAATGCATGCTAATGTCTGACATGCACCATATTAGATTAAGATAACCAATGGCACTCTACTTTGGCGGACTTGTCGCCTTTCCCAAACTAAAAGATAAATTCActattagccccgatggtgataccAGTTGATAGGGGCAAGTTGTCAAGTGGTTATGAGAGAAAGCAAATTGATTTTATCCTAATGGTTATTCTAGTTATCACTAAAGCAAATAAATATGTGACTATACAAACAATTACCTCATCCATCTTAATCCTTGTTATTACTAAAGCAAAAGTAGGTCTAATATACTAGGTATATCGTCTATATGCATACCATCCAGATAAAAAACTATGCAT of Zea mays cultivar B73 chromosome 8, Zm-B73-REFERENCE-NAM-5.0, whole genome shotgun sequence contains these proteins:
- the LOC606433 gene encoding NAC domain-containing protein 100 isoform X2, translating into MSTRGTTRASRSTAALLLPPHADEAATAGRPAWVDTRAACGRVRPQESQANRREGLSLTPRAGRSRDDIPEAGHLSVASSGRAREDKRGTVGKNKRPMASRNRRHQKKRRLRRKVACADTLPAYLSRARARCGWHSASRSLTDCNTRDRTTWSCSSRREFLCIWGPGARERERAMAADQQPQLQEEMNDAAGGGLRLPPGFRFHPSDFEIVSFYLTNKVLNTRFTCTAITEADLNKIEPWDLPSKAKMGEKEWYFFYQKDRKYPTGLRANRATEAGYWKATGKDKEVYNAAEGVAVLVGMKKTLVFYRGRAPRGDKTNWVMHEYRLEGSGRLPAGLASATGSAAANAAAALKASAYKDEWVVCRVFHKTTGIKKTTAAPAYQVAMAGAEMDQNQNNFPGIPFPMPMQFPMLPDFSLDPVPPYYPNAAGAGMSMLPMAAGIGGGAGGFQLNGAALFGNPMAAPQPMSFYHQMGAAGTACAGGFDVSAPESRPSSMVSQKDDQANGAEISSMMSVAGPGPATTTTIEMDGVWKY
- the LOC606433 gene encoding NAC domain-containing protein 100 isoform X1, which codes for MASRNRRHQKKRRLRRKVACADTLPAYLSRARARCGWHSASRSLTDCNTRDRTTWSCSSRREFLCIWGPGARERERAMAADQQPQLQEEMNDAAGGGLRLPPGFRFHPSDFEIVSFYLTNKVLNTRFTCTAITEADLNKIEPWDLPSKAKMGEKEWYFFYQKDRKYPTGLRANRATEAGYWKATGKDKEVYNAAEGVAVLVGMKKTLVFYRGRAPRGDKTNWVMHEYRLEGSGRLPAGLASATGSAAANAAAALKASAYKQDEWVVCRVFHKTTGIKKTTAAPAYQVAMAGAEMDQNQNNFPGIPFPMPMQFPMLPDFSLDPVPPYYPNAAGAGMSMLPMAAGIGGGAGGFQLNGAALFGNPMAAPQPMSFYHQMGAAGTACAGGFDVSAPESRPSSMVSQKDDQANGAEISSMMSVAGPGPATTTTIEMDGVWKY
- the LOC606433 gene encoding NAC domain-containing protein 100, which codes for MAADQQPQLQEEMNDAAGGGLRLPPGFRFHPSDFEIVSFYLTNKVLNTRFTCTAITEADLNKIEPWDLPSKAKMGEKEWYFFYQKDRKYPTGLRANRATEAGYWKATGKDKEVYNAAEGVAVLVGMKKTLVFYRGRAPRGDKTNWVMHEYRLEGSGRLPAGLASATGSAAANAAAALKASAYKQDEWVVCRVFHKTTGIKKTTAAPAYQVAMAGAEMDQNQNNFPGIPFPMPMQFPMLPDFSLDPVPPYYPNAAGAGMSMLPMAAGIGGGAGGFQLNGAALFGNPMAAPQPMSFYHQMGAAGTACAGGFDVSAPESRPSSMVSQKDDQANGAEISSMMSVAGPGPATTTTIEMDGVWKY